The genomic stretch GCCAATATCTATTTCTTATTTGTCATTTTTTTATTAAAACATTTCTTTGACCAGTTTTTGTCACGGGTCCAACTATTCCATTTTTCTCTAATGAATCCATTAAACGAGACGCTTTATTATAACCAACTCTTAATTTTCTTTGTAAAAATGATATACTTGCTTTTTGGGCTTCGATTACATTTTTTTTAGCTTCCTTTAATAACTCGTCATCTTCTCTCATATCAACTGGCTC from Patescibacteria group bacterium encodes the following:
- a CDS encoding DNA translocase FtsK yields the protein MYTEIILTIIAIIFLLFLLEIIKIRKLLQWNNGLVKIEPVDMREDDELLKEAKKNVIEAQKASISFLQRKLRVGYNKASRLMDSLEKNGIVGPVTKTGQRNVLIKK